The Providencia rettgeri genome includes a window with the following:
- the panF_2 gene encoding Pantothenate permease translates to MEHNNFLMWFLLYAFVMMFVGWYVTRHQKTGEDFILGGRKLPMLLTLGSTVGTMVGTGSSIGAVSFGYSNGWAGMLYGIGGATGILLTAWLFAPVRNYRFMTMSEEICYYTGGSRLVKNLVALLIFLASIGWLGAHILGGGLYLAWAADIDITVAKIIIAVGFVFYVGIGGYKAVSWIDTLQSIVLFLGFIILAVASVSYVGGWDVVVKSTDPDAFTLFGIGKLGVLPAISLAVVIGIGVLATPSYRQRIYSAASTKAIRQSFIITGLLYMGFSFLPAIIGMATHVMEPNLENSSFAFLYATNALPHVLAMVVLIAGMSANMSSGSSDAIAGVSIILRDIYTMVTGRMPPPEKAINLSRIFLLGVILLALVFALTSNDIIGYITKMISMIMSGLVCDRVIG, encoded by the coding sequence ATGGAACATAATAATTTCTTAATGTGGTTTTTGTTATATGCATTTGTGATGATGTTTGTGGGTTGGTATGTAACAAGGCATCAAAAAACCGGTGAAGACTTCATTCTTGGGGGCAGAAAGCTCCCTATGCTACTCACTCTCGGTTCAACTGTCGGTACGATGGTGGGAACGGGCTCAAGTATTGGTGCAGTCAGTTTTGGTTATTCCAATGGTTGGGCGGGAATGTTGTATGGGATTGGTGGAGCGACGGGGATCTTACTAACGGCTTGGTTATTTGCGCCAGTAAGAAATTATCGCTTTATGACCATGAGTGAAGAGATCTGCTATTACACTGGCGGCAGCCGTTTAGTGAAAAACTTGGTTGCGTTATTAATATTTTTAGCATCGATAGGCTGGCTGGGCGCTCATATTCTTGGCGGCGGTTTATACCTAGCATGGGCGGCAGATATTGATATTACTGTTGCGAAGATCATTATCGCAGTTGGCTTTGTTTTTTACGTGGGGATTGGTGGCTATAAAGCGGTTTCATGGATTGATACACTGCAATCAATTGTTTTATTCCTCGGGTTTATCATTCTAGCGGTTGCTTCGGTAAGCTATGTCGGTGGTTGGGATGTTGTTGTTAAGAGTACAGACCCTGACGCCTTTACTTTATTCGGTATTGGTAAATTAGGCGTTTTACCTGCGATATCATTGGCTGTGGTCATTGGCATTGGTGTATTAGCGACACCGTCATATCGCCAACGTATTTATTCAGCAGCATCAACTAAAGCTATCCGCCAGTCCTTTATTATTACAGGGTTACTGTATATGGGGTTTTCGTTCCTACCTGCGATTATCGGGATGGCAACGCATGTGATGGAGCCGAATTTAGAAAACAGCAGCTTTGCTTTCTTATATGCAACTAATGCTTTACCGCACGTGTTAGCGATGGTGGTATTGATTGCAGGTATGTCTGCCAATATGTCATCAGGCAGCTCAGATGCTATCGCGGGTGTTTCTATTATCCTACGTGATATCTATACGATGGTAACAGGTAGGATGCCTCCACCTGAGAAAGCGATCAATTTATCTCGTATCTTCTTACTTGGCGTCATCTTGTTAGCACTTGTCTTTGCATTAACTTCGAATGACATTATCGGCTACATTACCAAAATGATATCAATGATTATGTCAGGCCTGGTGTGTGACCGTGTTATTGGGTAA
- the dgoA gene encoding 2-dehydro-3-deoxy-6-phosphogalactonate aldolase encodes MNSKNEIPLIAILRGIKPDEVLEHIAILADEGFNYIEIPLNSPEWEKSIPLAIENYGDKLKIGAGTVLNKSNVEKLAIMNAKIIVTPNINVSVITTALENKMEIFPGCATATEAFTAIDAGAVNLKIFPTAPFGVNYVKSLMSVIPKNIAIYAVGGITPNNLHEYLSIGCHGAGLGNDLYRIGQTPEKTREKAKAFISAYIAFKNQTN; translated from the coding sequence ATGAACTCTAAAAATGAAATACCGCTTATTGCAATATTACGGGGAATAAAACCTGACGAAGTTTTAGAACATATCGCTATCCTTGCAGATGAAGGTTTTAATTATATAGAAATTCCTCTTAACTCTCCCGAGTGGGAAAAAAGTATTCCATTAGCGATTGAAAACTACGGCGATAAATTAAAAATCGGTGCCGGTACTGTGCTCAATAAAAGCAATGTTGAAAAGTTGGCAATAATGAACGCTAAAATTATTGTCACACCTAACATTAACGTTTCTGTGATCACGACTGCTCTTGAAAATAAGATGGAAATATTTCCAGGTTGTGCAACAGCAACAGAAGCTTTTACCGCGATTGACGCTGGTGCTGTTAATTTAAAAATCTTTCCTACTGCGCCTTTTGGGGTTAATTATGTGAAATCGCTGATGTCAGTGATCCCAAAAAATATTGCCATTTATGCGGTAGGAGGTATCACGCCGAATAACTTGCATGAATACCTAAGTATTGGCTGCCATGGTGCAGGGTTGGGAAATGATCTTTATCGAATAGGCCAAACACCAGAGAAAACCAGAGAAAAAGCGAAAGCATTTATATCTGCATATATCGCATTTAAAAATCAAACTAATTAA
- a CDS encoding 2-keto-3-deoxy-galactonokinase — translation MQFFSLKKHAVRNVLIFIEFDFLIVIAVVILIKTERYSYILMYVLKKGTTFRYFKGINMLIVTIDTGTTNTRVRAWKNNAVVREQSVEVGIRDCAKNGDKTLLIQSIKIVLDKLLLGVSAEERENYQLVASGMITSEIGLCHLPHQVTPVSMQQLAKATMPCVIKEISEKPIIFIPGVKNNVANMTFDSIESIDVMRGEEVEVFGILTQQPDLGPALVILPGSHSKFVRLDENNNVVALATTMAGEIFDTLTHQTILASSLEHQFVQCLDKEYLRKGAELSLQVGIARSCFSVRLLDLFTEATLDQRSSFLLGAILASDLLAIKHSQALNITSDIKIVISGKPILADALKELIKNDSYFTGEIHLLDDKKEQPFSGLGAISILKETQCK, via the coding sequence ATGCAATTTTTTTCTCTGAAAAAACATGCAGTACGTAATGTATTGATCTTCATTGAATTTGATTTTTTGATTGTGATCGCTGTCGTTATTCTTATAAAAACGGAACGATATTCCTATATTTTAATGTATGTCCTTAAAAAAGGAACGACGTTCCGTTATTTTAAAGGGATAAACATGTTGATAGTGACCATTGATACAGGGACAACGAATACCCGAGTTAGAGCATGGAAAAATAACGCGGTTGTTCGTGAACAAAGTGTTGAAGTTGGTATTAGGGATTGTGCAAAAAATGGCGATAAAACGCTGTTAATTCAATCAATAAAAATAGTACTAGATAAGCTGTTGTTAGGAGTGAGTGCTGAAGAAAGAGAAAATTATCAGCTCGTTGCATCTGGCATGATTACATCCGAAATTGGGCTGTGTCACTTACCTCACCAAGTGACCCCGGTTTCAATGCAGCAACTTGCTAAAGCCACAATGCCTTGTGTTATCAAGGAGATCAGTGAAAAACCGATTATTTTTATACCAGGCGTTAAAAATAACGTGGCAAATATGACGTTTGATTCAATTGAAAGTATAGATGTAATGCGTGGTGAAGAAGTTGAAGTTTTTGGCATTCTAACACAGCAACCGGATCTTGGCCCTGCCTTAGTCATTTTGCCCGGCTCGCATTCTAAGTTTGTACGTCTTGATGAAAATAATAATGTGGTTGCATTGGCAACAACGATGGCAGGGGAAATCTTCGATACATTAACGCACCAGACTATCTTAGCCAGTTCTTTAGAACACCAATTTGTTCAATGTTTAGATAAAGAATATTTACGCAAAGGTGCTGAGCTTAGTCTGCAAGTAGGGATTGCGAGAAGTTGTTTTTCGGTGAGGTTACTAGACCTTTTCACGGAAGCGACACTTGACCAACGCTCAAGTTTTTTATTGGGAGCTATTTTGGCGTCAGATTTACTCGCAATAAAACATAGCCAAGCTCTTAATATTACTAGCGATATAAAAATTGTTATTAGTGGAAAACCTATTTTAGCGGATGCACTTAAAGAGTTAATTAAAAATGATAGTTACTTCACTGGGGAAATACACCTATTAGACGATAAAAAGGAACAGCCTTTTTCTGGATTGGGTGCAATTTCAATATTAAAAGAAACGCAATGCAAATAA
- a CDS encoding Predicted symporter — protein sequence MTVLLGKFWHRFNWQGCIAALVAGSSTSLTIILTPEWSAKLGNPVIPALAISLVCAVVVTLITPKINSVVKKY from the coding sequence GTGACCGTGTTATTGGGTAAATTCTGGCATCGTTTTAACTGGCAAGGCTGTATTGCTGCATTGGTTGCGGGGAGTTCAACATCATTAACGATTATTTTGACGCCAGAGTGGTCTGCAAAATTAGGCAACCCAGTAATCCCTGCATTAGCCATCAGTTTGGTCTGTGCTGTTGTTGTGACATTGATAACCCCAAAAATAAACTCAGTCGTGAAGAAGTACTAG
- a CDS encoding Predicted amino acid aldolase or racemase yields the protein MTKLNVLAGVGHKSATLNQEGISVNILHEDVCLPAVVVKRNELENNIAWMQHYSNVANVSLSPHGKHHHDACHF from the coding sequence ATGACGAAACTGAATGTGTTAGCAGGCGTAGGGCATAAATCAGCCACATTAAATCAGGAAGGTATTTCGGTAAACATTCTACATGAGGATGTGTGTTTGCCTGCGGTGGTAGTGAAGCGTAATGAACTGGAAAATAATATTGCATGGATGCAGCATTATTCGAATGTGGCGAATGTTTCGTTGTCTCCACACGGTAAACACCACCATGACG
- the dan_1 gene encoding D-aminoacylase, which produces MTTAIYKMTGMSAQRFSLKDRGLIQENYFADIVVFDPEKINETATFQDPKQKADGIEYVFVNGVLTYTKKEMTGNRAGKFLERNK; this is translated from the coding sequence ATGACCACCGCGATTTACAAAATGACAGGCATGTCAGCACAACGTTTTTCTTTAAAGGATAGAGGCCTTATCCAAGAAAATTATTTCGCAGATATCGTTGTATTTGACCCTGAAAAAATTAATGAAACAGCCACATTCCAAGACCCAAAACAAAAAGCGGATGGCATTGAATATGTGTTTGTTAATGGTGTTCTGACCTATACCAAAAAAGAAATGACAGGGAATAGAGCAGGTAAATTCTTAGAAAGAAATAAATAA
- the yabJ_4 gene encoding Enamine/imine deaminase: MIKRFGIEGSKGTGGQSLPFAKAVLADGWLYVSGQTPMIDGEVIDGGIIAQSKLAIENCLNIMKDAGFATQDIVHMKVVLSDARYFQSFNKVFQQFFADNPPARVCFVADLVVDCMVEVDITCFNSKFKS; the protein is encoded by the coding sequence ATGATTAAAAGATTCGGAATTGAAGGCTCAAAAGGTACTGGCGGGCAATCTTTGCCTTTTGCTAAAGCCGTGTTAGCTGACGGATGGCTGTATGTTTCAGGGCAAACACCCATGATTGACGGGGAAGTGATTGATGGCGGAATTATCGCTCAATCTAAATTAGCTATCGAGAATTGTTTAAACATTATGAAAGATGCGGGATTTGCTACGCAAGATATTGTGCATATGAAAGTGGTATTAAGTGATGCGCGCTATTTCCAATCTTTTAATAAAGTATTTCAGCAATTCTTTGCAGATAACCCACCTGCGCGGGTGTGCTTTGTCGCTGACCTTGTCGTCGATTGTATGGTTGAAGTGGATATCACCTGCTTCAACAGCAAATTCAAATCTTAA
- the dan_2 gene encoding D-aminoacylase, translating to MKYDYVFKNATVIDGSGKSEFVSDIAVKDEWIIKISKNISEDAEKIIDCSGLILSPGFIDVHTHDDLIVIDKPEYIEKTSQGVTTIIVGNCGISAACATLKDEVPDPINLLGELSEFQFADLASYKQKINNVKPTVNVATLIGHTTLRNNCVTDLLKPATPDNIAHMKQVLACALDEGALGLSTGLSYGNAINSSTEEICELAELLAEHQGIYTTHMRTEYDGIIDAMHEAFHIGRHAKVPVQISHHKCAGAKNWGRTKETLALIEKYQAMQDINCDCYPYRAGSSNLDITQVTEDYDILVTWSTPFPEVAGKTLKEIAAMWSSDIFQVAEKIVPAGAIYFQMHEDDVRRVLQHPSSMVGSDGLPRDPNPHPRLWGTFPRSY from the coding sequence ATGAAATACGATTATGTTTTTAAAAATGCCACTGTAATAGATGGTAGTGGTAAAAGTGAGTTTGTCAGTGATATTGCCGTTAAAGATGAATGGATTATTAAAATATCAAAAAATATAAGTGAAGATGCTGAAAAAATAATTGATTGCTCAGGTTTAATTTTATCACCTGGATTTATTGATGTGCATACTCATGACGATTTAATTGTGATTGATAAGCCTGAATATATCGAAAAAACATCACAAGGTGTAACGACAATTATTGTCGGTAATTGTGGTATCAGTGCAGCGTGTGCAACATTAAAGGACGAAGTTCCTGACCCAATTAATTTATTAGGTGAATTAAGCGAATTTCAATTTGCTGATTTAGCCAGTTATAAACAAAAAATTAATAATGTGAAGCCAACTGTTAATGTCGCGACATTAATAGGGCATACAACCTTAAGAAATAATTGTGTGACAGACTTATTAAAGCCCGCGACGCCAGACAATATCGCTCATATGAAGCAAGTATTGGCCTGTGCGTTAGATGAAGGGGCTTTAGGGCTAAGCACTGGTTTATCTTACGGTAACGCGATTAATTCTTCGACCGAAGAAATTTGTGAGTTGGCTGAATTATTAGCAGAGCATCAGGGAATTTATACCACTCATATGCGAACTGAATATGACGGTATCATTGATGCGATGCATGAAGCCTTCCATATTGGTCGTCATGCAAAAGTTCCTGTGCAAATTTCCCACCATAAGTGTGCTGGGGCAAAAAACTGGGGACGCACAAAAGAAACGCTGGCTCTCATTGAAAAATACCAAGCTATGCAGGATATCAATTGCGATTGTTATCCATATCGTGCGGGTTCATCAAACTTAGATATAACACAAGTCACTGAAGATTATGACATTCTAGTCACTTGGTCGACACCATTCCCTGAAGTCGCAGGTAAAACATTAAAAGAAATAGCGGCTATGTGGAGTAGCGATATTTTCCAAGTTGCTGAAAAAATTGTGCCTGCGGGAGCGATTTATTTCCAAATGCACGAAGACGATGTGCGTCGTGTGTTACAGCACCCAAGCAGTATGGTGGGTTCTGATGGCTTACCACGTGACCCTAATCCACATCCTCGTCTTTGGGGAACTTTCCCTCGGAGTTATTAG